AAATGCGTAAAGATATGATGCATGATGCAGCTGAAATGCTGGAAAAATCGGGTGTTAAAAATGTGAAGACATATGACAACGGATCTTATCTTGGTATGGCTATCCATGAAATGGGAACTGCTCGGATGGGTCGTGATCCTAAAACCTCGGTTTTGAATGGAAATAACCAGATGCACGCCGTGAAAAATGTTTTCGTTACAGATGGTGCTGCAATGGCTTCTGCATCTTGCGTGAATCCATCATTGACTTATATGGCACTTACTGCAAGAGCTGCGGATTTTGCGGTTAAAGAGTTGAAGAAGAAGAATATCTGATAGTTTTAGATTCAAAATTCATTTCCGCCAATCGAAATTCTTAGGATTTTTGTTGGCGGTTTTTTTTGCCCGATCATGCGTGGCGAATGGCATCCCCGTTCATTCGCCGCCACCGCGCGTGCCCAGGGTTGAAACCCTGCGCTACAATTTCGGCCGTGCCTACGGCATTTTTTTAACAAAATAATCCATTAACAAAATGCCGTCAGGCATGCCTGCGCGGCCCGGACCTACATCGTAGCCCCGGAATTTATTCCGGGGTTTAAGGATCTGTCATATCTCCATGATTGCCGTAGGTACGGTCCGTCTTTACCGTCAATCATTTTCCAAATTGATAAAATCATATCAAAATGATACGCCATTATCAGACTCTTTAACAAAAATATTATTGCAAATAATTGATAATCAATAAAATAATTTTTAAGTAAAATGCTGGACCATTGTTGGTATCTACCTTTTCATATTAATTCAAAAAAACAATGAAAAGGAAAATAACCAGAGGCATTTACAAGCAGATGCAAAAATTTGCAGACCTCACCCAAACCATGATTTCAAGAGGTAATATCTCCCGCGCGAAAAAATGCTTCGCAATTGCAGAAAATCTTTTTATCCATGGAAACAAAGAAACAAAAACTGCGATTTCCAATGTCTATCTCTATTCCGTTTCAGGAATGCTTGAACTCAAACATTTCAATACGGAAAATCTTCTTCCCAACAACTTGAAGAAGGAATATATCAAACAAATCAACGCATTCTAAGTCATGGAAAAGCTTGAAATCTTCCTTCATTTAAAACCTTTCATTCTGATAAAATCCTATCATTTTGAGTTGGTTTTATCAGGGGTCAGGTTGGTGTTTATGTTGTTATTTATCTGATATTTAATTAGTTAAGCTAACAACATGGAATGCGGAATAAGTTTGGTATTAATAAAAGCAAAACTCAATCACTCAAATAAATTTAAATAGTATGATCACAATCCTCTTAGTTTCTGCCGGAATTTTATGTTTCGCGCTTTTCTACAAAACTGTCAACTTCTTTGAAAATATATAAATCATGGCAGCGCTCTTCATTATCTCAATATGTGTGTTTGGTTATATCTGTTATGTGCTGATCAAACCTGAAAAGTTCTAACCGGATCCAAAACCGGAAAACGAAATCGAATTAAAAAATAGAAAAAATGAACACTGAATTATTTGGAATCATTGCCATGTTTGTCCTGACGGTTGTCTTCGCAATACCGATCGGCAAATACATCGCAAAAGTTTACGCAGGCGAAAAAACCTCCTTCGATCCTGTTTTTAACCCTATTGAAAAACTGTTTTTCAAGATAAGCGGCATTAATGAAAATGCCGAAATGAACTGGAAACAGCATATGTTTTCAATGATCACCATCAATATGGTCTGGTTTGTTTTGGGAATGTTTGTGCTAATGAACCAAGGTTGGCTGCCGCTGAATCCTGATGGAAACCCCGGACAAACAGCTGATCTGGCATTTAATACAAGTATTTCCTTCGTTGTCAATTGTAATTTGCAGCATTATTCTGGTGAATCCGGAGTTAGTTATTTGTCGCAGCTCTTTCTTATGTTCCTTCACTTTGTAACAGCAGGGACAGGTATGGCCGCGGCTGCCGTTTTGTTTATGGCTTTGCGCGAACGGACAACGGATAAACTTGGCAACTTTTACAATTTGATGGTAAAATCCTGTACAAGAATTTTACTTCCACTTTCTATTCTTGTTGCTGTAATATTGGCTTTCAACGGAACGCCTATGACATTTGAAGGAAAGGACACCATCATCAATATGCAGGGAGATACCGTTCAGGTTTCAACGGGTCCGGTTGCTGCGTTTGTCGCTATTAAACATTTGGGAACTAACGGTGGTGGATACTATGGTGCCAACTCAGCCCATCCACTTGAAAACCCTAACTATCTGACTAACATCGTTGAAATGATGGCGCAGATGATCATTCCTATTGCTATGGTTTTTGCTTTTGGTTTCTTTTTGAAAAGAAGAAAAATGAGCTGGATGATTTTCGGAGTCATGACAATCGGATTTTTGCTTCTTACAGTACCTACGATTATGTGGGAAAATGGCGGAAATCACGCGATCACGAAAATGGGTATCGATAACAGCGCCGGAGCTATGGAAGGTAAGGAAGTCAGGTTTGGTAGTACGGCCTCAGCCTTTTGGAGTATAGCTACAACCGTTATCTCAACAGGATCTATCAATGCGATGCACGACAGCTTCACACCGCTTTCCGGAATGACGCAATTGCTGGCCATGATGACCAATGCTTTTTATGGTGGTGTAGGAGCCGGTATGCTCAACTTTTTCATCTTCATTATTCTGGCGGTGTTTATCAGCGGATTGATGGTAGGTAGAACGCCCGAATTTATGGGCAAAAAAATTGAAGCCAGGGAAATGAAAATAGCCATGATCGTAGCTTTACTTCACCCATTTTTAATTCTGGTTGGTACTGCTTTGGCAGCGGCATTTCCTACGATTACATCTGCGACTCTCGCCAATCCAGGCTTCCACGGATTTACCGAAATGCTTTATGAATATACTTCGTCGTCAGCTAATAATGGTAGTGGATTTGAAGGTTTGGGTGACAATAATCCATGGTGGAACATCACAACTGGTTTTGTTTTGATCCTTTCCCGTTACATTCCAATCATTGGTCCAATCGCTATCGCAGGACTTCTGGCTAATAAAAAATACATCCCTGAAAGTGCTGGAACGTTGAAAACGGATTCTTCAACATTCGGAATTATGATTCTGGCCGTTATCGTGATTATCACAGCCTTATCCTTTTTTCCGGCTCTTACGCTGGGTCCGATCGCTGAGTATTTCACGCTGCGTTAAGAATCGATTTAAAAATAAAATTAAAAAGCTAACAGAAAAATCTGATCGGAAAATAGACGATCAATGATCAGAAATTAGCCAATACCTAATCGCTAACGGCTTAAAGCCTTAATGAAATGAAAAATCAAGATACGTCCTTATTTCAAAAGGACTTGGTTAATGAAGCCCTCAAACAGGCATTTGTAAAATTGAACCCCAAAATAATGTTCCGCAATCCTGTGATGTTCACAGTGGAAATCGGAACGGTAATTATGCTGGTGGTTAGTATATGGACTTTAAAGGGAGAAAAATCCCAGGGCAGTTTTGCCTATAACTTTACTGTTTTTCTGGTACTTCTTCTGACTTTACTTTTTGCTAATTTCGCAGAAGGAATCGCGGAGGCAAGAGGAAAAGCGCAGGCCGACAGCTTACGTAAAACAAGAGAGGAAACACCAGCCAGACTGGTTATCGAAAACAAACCGGGCTTCTCAGTTTCGACACGACAAGTTATGTCTGCTTCCATGAAAAAAGGAGATGTTTTTATATGCGAAGCTGGCGATAATATTGCGACAGACGGTGAAATTATCGAAGGTTTGGCAACGATTGACGAAAGTGCTATAACAGGTGAAAGTGCGCCGGTAATTCGTGAAGCAGGTGGTGATAAAAGTAGTGTGACAGGCGGTACCAAAGTGTTGTCTGACAAGATTAAGGTCATGGTAACAACAGAACCGGGCGAAAGTTTTCTTGATAAAATGATCGCTTTGGTAGAAGGTGCAAGTCGT
The nucleotide sequence above comes from Dyadobacter subterraneus. Encoded proteins:
- a CDS encoding DUF7674 family protein is translated as MKRKITRGIYKQMQKFADLTQTMISRGNISRAKKCFAIAENLFIHGNKETKTAISNVYLYSVSGMLELKHFNTENLLPNNLKKEYIKQINAF
- a CDS encoding potassium-transporting ATPase subunit F; amino-acid sequence: MAALFIISICVFGYICYVLIKPEKF
- the kdpA gene encoding potassium-transporting ATPase subunit KdpA; its protein translation is MNTELFGIIAMFVLTVVFAIPIGKYIAKVYAGEKTSFDPVFNPIEKLFFKISGINENAEMNWKQHMFSMITINMVWFVLGMFVLMNQGWLPLNPDGNPGQTADLAFNTSISFVVNCNLQHYSGESGVSYLSQLFLMFLHFVTAGTGMAAAAVLFMALRERTTDKLGNFYNLMVKSCTRILLPLSILVAVILAFNGTPMTFEGKDTIINMQGDTVQVSTGPVAAFVAIKHLGTNGGGYYGANSAHPLENPNYLTNIVEMMAQMIIPIAMVFAFGFFLKRRKMSWMIFGVMTIGFLLLTVPTIMWENGGNHAITKMGIDNSAGAMEGKEVRFGSTASAFWSIATTVISTGSINAMHDSFTPLSGMTQLLAMMTNAFYGGVGAGMLNFFIFIILAVFISGLMVGRTPEFMGKKIEAREMKIAMIVALLHPFLILVGTALAAAFPTITSATLANPGFHGFTEMLYEYTSSSANNGSGFEGLGDNNPWWNITTGFVLILSRYIPIIGPIAIAGLLANKKYIPESAGTLKTDSSTFGIMILAVIVIITALSFFPALTLGPIAEYFTLR